From one Fibrobacter sp. UWP2 genomic stretch:
- a CDS encoding LamG-like jellyroll fold domain-containing protein, whose translation MNKLFLNQVAPFAMAGAVAVAAGLLMLACSEGGREVGGGVSEEENTLAGILVDGNGDAVVGARISARYFKVDTVVLTDTTDEEGKFGMKLSLTGRYGLSAQTDSSAFYQTVEYDGSEIEVSATLAKVGNIKGMFNLRPDTSAAGVSVYIPGSNWKVMTGDDGEFSIENVPTGIVPIIAKSPDPMHFTDVVYMVEVGEDSVNFIGPLPRELYDSDMFKEQIDSISEVETEMPVEDFPKGSEGKMPVYAYKEVSLGVDNGSMVSAVQDAKTLQFPLSSEYGLRSWFSMDYLNTTVKPASVGDVRGWTEGLLVYGGATLGEGVENSALVLKDANQYGVIENDRGLLDSATEFVFEAWVEIDSVLTNDSAYRKNIVGKLGFGSDADQDVFSFALVKDECGVEGEPVFAFFFADGLGDTLSCNSAVVSKRKVEFGKWVYVTAVFDGKRLSLYLDGALAATRTVEVEKIGVSSESIFFGKEAINLKLDDVRFGVKALTASDVQYRYYLKGGAQ comes from the coding sequence ATGAATAAGTTGTTTTTGAATCAGGTAGCCCCGTTTGCCATGGCCGGTGCCGTGGCGGTTGCGGCGGGCTTGTTGATGCTCGCCTGTTCCGAGGGTGGCCGCGAAGTGGGCGGTGGCGTGAGCGAAGAAGAGAATACGCTCGCCGGCATTCTGGTCGACGGCAACGGCGACGCCGTGGTGGGCGCCCGTATTTCTGCCCGTTATTTTAAAGTCGACACGGTCGTGCTTACCGATACCACCGACGAAGAGGGAAAGTTCGGCATGAAGCTTTCGCTCACGGGTCGCTACGGTTTGAGCGCCCAGACCGATTCCAGCGCGTTTTACCAGACGGTAGAATACGACGGTTCCGAAATTGAAGTTTCGGCGACGCTCGCCAAGGTGGGAAACATCAAGGGCATGTTCAACCTGCGTCCCGACACCAGTGCCGCTGGCGTCTCGGTCTACATCCCGGGCTCCAATTGGAAAGTCATGACTGGTGACGATGGCGAATTCAGCATCGAGAACGTGCCCACGGGCATTGTGCCTATAATCGCCAAGTCCCCGGATCCTATGCACTTTACCGACGTGGTATACATGGTCGAGGTGGGCGAGGATTCTGTCAACTTCATTGGCCCGCTTCCTAGGGAACTTTACGATTCCGACATGTTCAAGGAACAGATTGACAGCATCTCTGAAGTGGAAACCGAAATGCCTGTCGAGGATTTCCCCAAGGGGAGCGAGGGGAAAATGCCGGTTTATGCATATAAAGAGGTCTCCCTTGGCGTTGACAATGGTTCCATGGTCAGCGCCGTGCAGGACGCCAAAACGTTGCAGTTCCCTCTCTCCAGCGAGTACGGGCTCCGCAGCTGGTTCAGCATGGACTACCTCAACACGACGGTCAAGCCTGCAAGCGTCGGCGATGTGCGTGGCTGGACCGAGGGGCTGCTGGTTTACGGTGGCGCTACTCTCGGCGAAGGTGTCGAGAATTCCGCTCTCGTGCTCAAGGACGCAAACCAGTATGGCGTCATCGAGAATGACCGTGGACTCCTCGACAGCGCGACCGAATTCGTGTTCGAGGCCTGGGTCGAGATAGACAGCGTTTTGACGAATGATTCCGCCTACCGCAAAAACATCGTGGGCAAGCTCGGGTTCGGTTCCGACGCCGACCAGGACGTGTTCAGTTTCGCCTTGGTTAAAGACGAGTGCGGTGTAGAAGGGGAACCGGTATTCGCCTTCTTCTTCGCCGACGGTTTGGGAGACACGCTCTCTTGCAATAGCGCCGTGGTGTCGAAGCGTAAAGTGGAATTTGGGAAATGGGTGTACGTGACTGCGGTCTTTGACGGCAAACGCCTGAGCCTGTATTTGGACGGCGCTTTGGCCGCCACCAGGACCGTGGAAGTGGAAAAAATCGGTGTT